The following are encoded in a window of Naumovozyma castellii chromosome 8, complete genome genomic DNA:
- the SAM35 gene encoding SAM complex subunit SAM35 (ancestral locus Anc_5.378), whose amino-acid sequence MGPISIPVPSAVRSIFNTFPLQTYPPTDNTDDRRQKTIDARTFSFQSLVEKEQQQTDIFALGVYNVYQHKSVVLTTDPECQYFQFLVCHRNSLRFPTSSSASSPLRSSSETVNRMITLSHQATFQRALPILIEDNKRTSKRRILVSLDPLGTETTTLNEEDKILMHLLDSILYNYWTSQLLFCTTASQFTQVMCYESPASGIMDQYSLTQAKIALSNRNSFSIRNTKLCKGLSLSLLLPGGQTRQELLDMLQERGQRTLTQFEGKMSHEKNKFLLHHDKVSLSDLKLASYILCILHLEDHTPIKSFVVEHCPSLIEHSHRVLALYTPLDK is encoded by the coding sequence ATGGGACCTATTAGTATCCCCGTACCATCAGCCGTAAGGTCCATATTTAATACGTTCCCCTTGCAGACGTACCCACCAACTGACAATACCGATGATCGCAGACAAAAAACCATCGATGCCAGGACGTTCTCATTCCAATCGTTAGTAGAAAAGGAGCAACAACAAACGGACATTTTTGCTCTGGGAGTATATAACGTGTACCAGCATAAGAGCGTGGTGCTGACAACGGACCCTGAATGCCAGTATTTCCAATTCCTAGTTTGTCACAGGAATTCTTTAAGGTTTCCAACATCCTCGTCTGCGTCATCACCATTGAGATCAAGCTCAGAGACTGTGAACAGAATGATTACACTATCGCATCAGGCCACATTTCAACGAGCATTGCCTATACTTATAGAAGACAACAAGAGGACATCCAAGAGACGGATCTTGGTATCCCTGGATCCATTAGGAACGGAAACTACCACTCTCAACGAGGAGGATAAAATACTCATGCATTTGCTGGATTCCATACTCTACAATTACTGGACCTCCCAATTGCTTTTCTGTACCACGGCGTCTCAATTTACTCAGGTAATGTGTTATGAATCTCCAGCTTCTGGTATCATGGACCAATACTCTCTAACGCAGGCGAAGATCGCATTATCTAATAGGAACTCCTTCTCTATAAGGAATACCAAGTTATGCAAGGGACTTTCTCTCAGTCTTCTGCTCCCCGGAGGACAAACGAGACAAGAATTACTAGACATGCTGCAAGAACGCGGTCAAAGAACATTGACGCAATTCGAAGGCAAGATGTCACATGAAAAAAACAAGTTCCTGCTACATCATGACAAAGTGTCGCTGTCCGATTTAAAACTGGCCAGTTACATCCTCTGTATTCTCCATTTGGAAGACCACACACCGATAAAGTCCTTCGTGGTGGAGCATTGTCCCTCCTTGATCGAGCACTCCCACCGAGTGCTGGCTCTTTACACACCCTTAGATAAATAG
- the STE12 gene encoding homeodomain family transcription factor STE12 (ancestral locus Anc_5.379): MRLTKPMNRTEVVLKPPSSDDELDVRDDKEQVKALRDRINHPVLIKTTQEEVEESLRLIDDLKFFLTTAPVNWQENQIIRRYYLNNELGFVSCVFWNNLYYITGTDIVKCALYRMQKFGRTIIQKKKFEEGIFSDLRNLKCGIDATLEQPKSEFLSFLFKNICLKTQKKQKVFFWFSVPHDKLFADALERDLKRESTNQQSTTKAVNDPAISFHYDSESVKSLYEQLIEYTNSHRSNTGGGINQILKAPPMHTRGMGTMPSLGARVPSMQQQIGNEKRPRKKNHNFPVPPPLVLVDNNNIKIDSDVQTIPEPINMVTNEVETDSLLDYAPQTLVLDQNPLLTSEEHNHIPNNTDKNTQNMDEEDFPLDYFPISIEYPNQDVEIFDPFGIPPPLPPTQQLRPPPTAMSMNVPHSATTALYDIGPPPSARNDEEFMFPTTATMSRFPYAINPMQLGTPSSMAYSAAINGGAYPVPMTNGEYYASQNMYDETGVPPQELLVSSSFNTEEDEKDPSKSATNQYGMPMYAPPPPPPPMSAQGYMNSYRQPPHPPQPPMPYGNGMPEYTGPYYDPITYDNNNNHSNTNNNDEFYPPTNTTHENYYGNVPTNHNNMTKIFSPMDNTQLGFISTQAMQPPRSTTTPTFLRSRPFSPSYRSAVNTTTPKSSRFSPYGMKKFPMHLNPPPYGYKRMNPESPSTTSGKIKKPLHIKTSSYQKQYKLNMLSRQHSTILEDKDREGDREEQDQDQDQEQEDTGAHDDDDDDDDDEDNDAMESFHKALEG; this comes from the coding sequence ATGAGGCTTACCAAACCCATGAATAGAACTGAAGTAGTATTGAAACCGCCCTCGTCAGACGACGAACTCGATGTCCGTGACGACAAGGAGCAAGTGAAGGCATTACGTGACAGAATAAACCACCCTGTCCTGATAAAGACAACACAGGAAGAAGTGGAAGAGTCCCTGCGATTGATTGACGActtgaaattcttcttgaCCACTGCACCCGTGAATTGGCAGGAGAATCAGATTATTAGGAggtattatttgaataatgaactCGGGTTCGTATCGTGTGTcttttggaataatttgTATTATATTACCGGAACAGATATTGTTAAATGTGCACTTTATAGAATGcaaaaatttggaagaacaataatacaaaagaagaaatttgaagaggGAATCTTTTCCGATTTGAGGAATTTGAAATGTGGTATTGATGCCACGTTGGAACAACCCAAGTCTGAgtttttatcatttttatttaagaaCATTTGTCTAAAGACTCAGAAAAAGCAAAAGGTCTTCTTTTGGTTCAGTGTTCCTCACGATAAGTTATTTGCAGATGCATTAGAGagagatttgaaaagagaatCAACAAACCAGCAATCAACGACAAAGGCGGTAAACGATCCAGCAATATCTTTCCATTACGATTCAGAGTCCGTGAAGAGTCTATACGAACAACTAATCGAATACACTAATTCACATAGGTCTAATACAGGTGGTGGTATAAATCAAATACTTAAAGCTCCGCCCATGCACACTAGAGGAATGGGAACGATGCCGTCGTTAGGTGCAAGGGTACCTTCAatgcaacaacaaattGGAAACGAGAAACGTCCCAGGAAAAAGAACCACAACTTCCCAGTACCACCCCCTCTTGTGCTTGTGgataacaacaacatcaaGATTGACAGTGATGTTCAAACGATACCGGAACCTATCAACATGGTAACGAACGAGGTAGAAACTGACTCCCTGTTAGATTATGCTCCACAAACATTGGTTTTAGATCAAAATCCTTTGCTCACCAGTGAAGAACACAATCATATTCCTAATAATACAGATAAGAATACCCAAAATATGGATGAAGAGGATTTCCCACTAGATTATTTCCCCATCTCTATCGAATATCCCAACCAAGATGTTGAAATCTTCGATCCATTTGGCATACCGCCCCCGCTACCTCCTACACAACAACTACGACCTCCACCTACTGCCATGTCAATGAACGTACCTCATTCAGCAACGACTGCGTTATATGATATAGGGCCTCCTCCAAGTGCAAGGaacgatgaagaatttatgTTTCCCACGACGGCTACTATGAGCAGATTCCCCTACGCCATTAATCCCATGCAATTGGGGACACCTTCATCCATGGCTTACTCTGCCGCAATAAATGGTGGTGCATATCCAGTTCCCATGACCAATGGAGAATATTATGCGTCTCAAAATATGTATGATGAGACAGGTGTACCTCCACAAGAGTTGTTAGTGTCCTCTTCTTTTAACActgaagaggatgaaaagGATCCATCCAAATCAGCCACGAATCAATATGGTATGCCCATGTATGctcctcctcctccacCACCTCCTATGTCTGCACAAGGTTACATGAATTCATATCGACAACCACCACATCCACCACAACCGCCAATGCCGTATGGTAATGGAATGCCAGAGTACACGGGCCCATATTACGATCCCATAACATacgataataataataatcatagtaatactaataacaatgatgaattttACCCTCCAACAAACACCACTCATGAGAATTATTACGGAAACGTACCGACCAATCACAACAATATGACCAAAATCTTCTCACCAATGGATAATACACAACTAGGCTTTATCTCTACGCAAGCTATGCAGCCTCCACGATCTACCACAACACCTACTTTCCTCCGATCCAGACCATTCTCCCCCAGTTATAGATCTGCGGTCAACACGACGACGCCCAAATCGTCTCGTTTCTCTCCATACGGCATGAAGAAGTTCCCCATGCATTTGAACCCACCTCCATATGGATACAAGAGAATGAACCCTGAGTCGCCGTCGACGACATCTGGGAAGATTAAGAAACCACTACACATCAAAACGAGTTCATACCAGAAGCAGTACAAGCTGAATATGCTCTCCAGACAGCACTCCACCATACTGGAGGACAAGGACCGCGAGGGAGACAGAGAGGAACAGGACCAAGATCAAGATCAAGAACAGGAAGACACTGGAGCTCatgacgacgacgacgacgacgacgacgatGAGGACAATGACGCGATGGAGAGTTTCCATAAGGCACTGGAGGGATGA
- the NAM8 gene encoding Nam8p (ancestral locus Anc_5.382) has protein sequence MLSHQLQSVRNAGVPMFMNQQGSGSGSGSGSLAYAGGGATDYNTGSSQLYMGDLDPNWDENVIRQIWRDLGESNVHVKMMWNSNLGVNQGYCFVEFPSMEHGNNALLKNGIVIPGFPQRRLKLNWASAGANGNNSGFSVFVGDLSPNVTEAQLFELFIGRYPSTCHAKVVHDQLTGVSKCYGFVKFNSATDQQRVLVEMQGVFLNGRSIKVGLTGGAHNDNSNTNSMAGGRSRFGGMPPNSASTVSSGNSNNRNMTPLLNSSQFMYPVQQQPTLNHLTDPNNTTVFIGGLSSLVSEDDLRQYFQPFGDIIYVKIPTGKGCGFVQYVDRLSAELAISKMQGFPLANSRIRLSWGRSSKQHNNSNNNNGQYLQQPNMQQPTYGYIPNGSIPFSNEPVYLPRTDNSVLGYQNGNAAYVANGSSGAGYDQSTVFDRLERGSNGSMFT, from the coding sequence ATGTTATCACATCAGCTTCAATCGGTAAGGAACGCCGGTGTCCCCATGTTTATGAACCAGCAGGGTTCCGGTTCTGGTTCTGGTTCTGGTTCGTTGGCGTATGCAGGTGGAGGAGCTACGGATTACAACACGGGATCTAGTCAGTTATATATGGGAGACTTGGACCCGAATTGGGATGAGAATGTTATCAGACAGATTTGGCGGGATTTGGGTGAAAGTAATGTCCACGTGAAGATGATGTGGAATTCTAATTTGGGTGTAAATCAAGGGTATTGTTTCGTAGAGTTCCCATCAATGGAACATGGGAATAATGCGCTGTTGAAGAATGGGATAGTTATTCCTGGGTTTCCTCAAAGGAGactgaaattgaattggGCTTCGGCGGGAGCCAACGGTAATAATAGTGGGTTTTCTGTGTTTGTGGGTGATTTGTCCCCCAATGTTACAGAAGCTCAGTTGTTTGAATTATTCATTGGAAGATACCCATCTACGTGTCATGCTAAGGTTGTTCATGATCAATTGACTGGTGTTTCCAAATGTTATGGGTTTGTGAAATTTAACAGTGCTACAGATCAACAACGTGTGTTGGTGGAAATGCAAGGTGTCTTTCTTAATGGTAGATCCATTAAAGTAGGGCTCACAGGTGGTGCCCATAATGACAATTCCAATACAAATTCCATGGCAGGTGGTAGAAGTAGGTTTGGTGGCATGCCGCCCAATTCTGCATCCACCGTTAGTAGCggtaatagtaataatCGTAATATGACACCATTGCTAAACTCCTCACAATTCATGTACCCAGTCCAACAACAACCGACGTTGAACCATCTCACAGACCCGAACAATACGACAGTATTTATTGGTGGACTTTCATCGCTAGTATCTGAAGATGATCTACGTCAATATTTCCAGCCCTTTGGCGATATTATATACGTTAAGATTCCCACGGGGAAAGGATGTGGATTTGTTCAATACGTTGACCGCCTCTCTGCTGAGCTGGCTATTTCCAAGATGCAAGGGTTCCCACTAGCTAATTCAAGAATAAGATTATCGTGGGGCAGATCATCGAAACAACACAATAAtagcaacaacaataacgGCCAATATCTGCAGCAGCCCAACATGCAACAGCCCACATATGGGTACATACCCAATGGAAGTATTCCCTTCAGTAATGAACCCGTATACCTGCCCCGAACCGACAATAGTGTGCTAGGGTACCAGAACGGGAACGCCGCATACGTGGCGAACGGGTCCTCCGGTGCTGGCTACGACCAGAGCACGGTGTTTGACCGGTTAGAGAGGGGCAGCAACGGGTCCATGTTCACGTGA
- the RTC3 gene encoding Rtc3p (ancestral locus Anc_5.384): protein MSEALRYFYQGKSTDLIVFAKSEESVQAYLKNSTVGNLSEAVEKFKVYTNSDGRGAGGELGYASGAQIANELGEGKSTADAIAYILREGKSKGKIRVNESYEK, encoded by the coding sequence ATGTCCGAAGCTTTAAGATACTTCTACCAAGGGAAGAGCACCGATTTGATAGTGTTCGCCAAGTCTGAAGAATCTGTGCAGGCCTACTTGAAGAACTCTACCGTGGGTAACCTCTCGGAAGCCGTCGAGAAGTTCAAGGTGTACACCAACAGTGATGGTAGAGGTGCAGGTGGTGAACTAGGCTACGCTTCAGGTGCACAAATTGCTAATGAATTGGGTGAAGGTAAGTCCACGGCCGATGCCATTGCCTACATATTGAGAGAGGGGAAGAGTAAGGGTAAGATTAGAGTCAACGAAAGCTATGAAAAGTAA
- the RPF1 gene encoding rRNA-binding ribosome biosynthesis protein RPF1 (ancestral locus Anc_5.385), with translation MAAEEINIQNKQKRQQLFAELKDQKNKERHSMRRTRAKEERANPELKEKRLKENVTKTIDNMRVYDETIQKEVEGDEDDLMRFFNDRNGEPPKIFLTTNVNARKCAYEFANVLIEVLPNVTFVKRKFGYTLKEIADICNKRNFTDVVIINEDKKKVTGLTFIHLPEGPSFYFKLSSYVEVKKIVGHGRPTSHVPELILNNFQTRLGKTVGRLFQSIFPQNPEFEGRQVITLHNQRDYIFFRRHRYVFRNEEKVGLQELGPQFTLKLKRLQRGIKEETEWEHRPEMDKEKKKFYL, from the coding sequence ATGGCTGCAGAGGAGATAAACATCCAGAATAAGCAGAAGAGGCAACAGCTCTTCGCAGAGTTGAAGGACCAGAAGAACAAAGAACGTCACTCGATGAGAAGGACTAGAGCCAAAGAGGAACGTGCCAACCCTGAATTGAAGGAGAAGAGACTCAAGGAGAATGTCACCAAGACCATTGACAACATGCGTGTTTACGACGAGACCATCCAGAAGGAGGTGGAAGGTGATGAGGACGATCTGATGcgttttttcaatgatcGTAATGGAGAACCACCCAAGATCTTCCTGACCACCAATGTCAACGCTAGAAAATGTGCCTATGAGTTTGCTAACGTGCTCATTGAGGTGTTGCCCAACGTCACCTTCGTGAAGAGGAAGTTTGGTTACACGTTGAAGGAGATCGCGGATATATGTAATAAGAGGAACTTTACAGATGTGGTCATTATAAATGAggataagaagaaagtcACCGGGCTCACGTTTATTCATTTGCCCGAGGGACCCTCGTTCTACTTCAAATTGAGTTCCTATGTGGAGGTGAAGAAGATCGTGGGTCATGGGAGACCCACTAGTCACGTCCCAGAACTGATATTAAACAACTTCCAGACAAGATTGGGGAAGACCGTGGGTAGGTTGTTCCAGTCTATTTTCCCACAGAACCCTGAGTTTGAAGGGAGACAGGTGATAACATTGCATAACCAAAGAGACTACATCTTCTTTAGAAGACATCGTTATGTGTTTAGGAATGAGGAGAAGGTGGGATTGCAGGAACTGGGGCCTCAATTCACActcaaattgaagagattGCAAAGAGGTATAAAAGAGGAAACCGAGTGGGAACACAGACCGGAGATGGAcaaggagaagaagaagttcTACCTTTGA